The window CGACGACACGAGCGTGCCGGCGCCGTACTTCCATGAGTCAGAGGAACCGCATGCGCATGCCGGGACGGAGCCGATGAGTGACTCCGCGCGCCCGGAGGGCGGCAAGGGCCGCCGCCGGGCCGGGCGTGGCCGCAAACCGCAGGGTGGTGGCCGCGCCGGCCGTAACCTGCCCGCCGCCATCGCCGTCGGGGTGAGCCTGGGCCTGGTCGTTCTCGCCTCACTGCTGATCCAGCCGATGGCACTGCTGGTGGTGCTGGTCGCGGCCTCCGGGATCGGCGCCTGGGAGATGGCCCGCGCGCTGTCCACCTCGGGAGCGAACCCGCCCCTGATCCCGCTGCTCGCGGGCAGCGTGCTGATGACCGGCCTGGCCTGGTATGAGGGAGCCGACGCACTGGTCCTGGGCCTGCTCGTGACGGTCGGCGCGGCCGTGCTGTGGCGCCTGGCCGACGGCGTCGCGGCGGTGCGCCGTGACTTCACGCCGAGCGTGCTGATCGCCGTGTACGGCCCGTTCCTCCTGAGCTTCGCCGCGATGCTGGTCCGGATGGACGAGAACGACGGCCCGCTCATGGTGATCTGCACCCTGGTCGCCGTGGTGCTCTCGGACACAGGTGGTTACGCCGCGGGCGTCTTCCTCGGTAAGCACCCGATGGCTCCGAAGATCAGTCCGAAGAAGTCGTGGGAGGGTTTCGCCGGCTCGGTGACGGCCGCCGCGATCGGCAGCAGCGCGCTGCTCTTCTTCCTGCTGGACATCCCGGTCCACTGGGGCCTGCTGTTCGGCGCGGTCATCTCGGTGGTGGCGGTCCTCGGCGATCTGGCCGAGTCGATGTTGAAGCGGGATCTGAAGGTCAAGGACATGAGTAATCTGCTGCCCGGGCACGGCGGCCTGATGGACCGGCTGGACTCGATCCTGTTCGCCGTCCCGACCGCGTACCTGCTCTTCTCGATCATCACGCCGAGCTAGCTGTGGGCGACCTACTCGGCGGACGTGGGAGACTGGATACGCCATGACGATTCTTCCGGTCATCCCGATCAGTCCCGATCAGCCAGACATCCTGCCGTCCGGGCCGACGAAAACACGCCGTCGCCCCAGCATGCCCCCGCGCCACCTCGCCGACATGGATCTCGCCGCGCGCAAGAGCGCGGTCACGAGCCTGGGCGAGCCCGCGTTCCGGGCCAAGCAGCTCTCCACCCACTACTTCGGCCGCCTGGTGCGCGACGCCGCCGAGATGACCGACCTCCCGGCCGGCTCACGCGACAAGCTGACCGCGGATCTGCTGCCCACGCTGCTCACCCCGGTCCGGGAGCAGGCGTGTGACGACGGGGCGACCCGCAAGACACTGTGGCGGCTGCACGACGGCGCGCTGGTGGAGAGCGTCCTGATGGGTTACCCCGATCGGGTGACGGCCTGTGTCTCCAGCCAGGCCGGGTGTGGCATGGCGTGCCCGTTCTGCGCGACCGGCCAGCAGGGCCTGACCCGCAACCTGTCGGTGGCGGAGATCGTCGACCAGGTCGTCTATCTGGCCGGCGTCGCCGCGTCGGGCGCGGTCACCGGTTCGCCTCCGCGGTTGTCCCGGGTGGTCTTCATGGGGATGGGCGAGCCGCTGGCCAACTATCCGCGCGTGATCGAGACCGTGCGGCGGCTGACGGCCCCGGCTCCGGAGGGCCTGGGGCTCTCACAACGGCACATCACGGTGTCCACGGTGGGTTTGGTGCCCGCTATGCGGCGGTTGATCGCCGAACAGCTCTCCGTGACTCTTGCGCTGTCACTACATGCCCCCGATGATGATCTGCGCGATGAGCTTGTGCCTGTCAACCAGCGTTGGAAGGTGGCCGAGGTGCTCGACGCCGCGTTTGACTACGCGGCACAGACCGGCCGTCGGGTTTCCATCGAATACGCCCTGATCAGGGACGTAAACGATCAGCCCTGGCGTGCCGACCTGCTCGGCCGTCTTCTGAGAGGCAAGCTGGCCCATGTGAATCTCATCCCACTGAACCCGACACCGGGTAGTAAGTGGGATGCGAGCCCGAAACCGGTCGAGCGTGAGTTCGTGCGCCGGTTGCAGGAGGCCGGCGTCTCGACGACGGTTCGCGACACCCGGGGGCGGGAGATCGACGGCGCGTGCGGCCAGCTGGCCGCGGGTGAGCTGACGGACGCGAGCGCAGGGGGCGCCGCAGCCGACGCGGAGGTGGCACAGTGACTGGGCGCAGGTCCCAGCGAGCGGAGTGGGAGACGTTGTGACGAGTCAGGGGCAGCGTTTCCGAAGGCGTGCGCTGCGGCGTGGCTACAAGGTCGACGAGGTCGACGCCTTCCTGGACCGGGTCGAGGCGACCCTGGCCGGGGAGCAGGTCGGCCCGCCGGTCGGTGCACAGGAGGTGCACGACGTCGTCTTCCGGGTGCGGTTCGGCGGCTATGACGAGTGGCAGGTGGACCTGCACCTCGACCGGGTCGAGCGGCAGCTCGCCGAGTTCGAGGAGCGGGGTGGCCGTCCCGCGCCGGACCCGATGCGTGACTCGATGCGCAGTGGCCTCACGGCCGGTTCGGTGTCCGGCCCGCCGGCGATGAGCCAGAGCCAGGGCTTCGACCGTGGTGGTTTCGACCGTGGACCGGCCGGTCCCGGTCCGCAGGTGCAGGGCTTCCCGCAGGGGCAGGGCGGTTTCCCGCCCGGTCCGGGCATGCAGCCGCAGGGGATGCCCGGTCGTGGTGGTCCCGGCGGTTTCGGCGGGCCCGGCGCCCCGGGGATGAACCCGGCGGCCCAGATGGCGTCCCCGCCGACCGAGCGGCTTCCCGCGCCGATGCGCGACGACCGGATGATGCCGCCGCAGATGCCACAGCGTCAGCAGCAGCAGTTGCCGCCCGGCCCGGACCCGTATGGGCGGTATGACGAGCCGACCGGCTACGGCCAGCAGATGCCGCCGCAGTCGCAGCTCCCGCAGCGTCCCGGCCCGCCCCCCGGCTACGACCCGAGTGGGTACGACCAGGGCGGCTACGATGGCTTCGAGGCCGGCCGGCACGGTAAGACGGACATGACCGCCGAGATCCGGATGCCGGACCGTGACCCGCGTGGTGGCTACGGTCAGCAGATGCCCGGCGGCGGCTCGATGCCGGGTTCGCCGATGGCCATGCCCGGTTCGCCGATGCCCGGTGCGCCGATGAGCGGCCCGCCCTACGGCGGTGGCGGTGGGTACGGCCAGCCGCAGCAGCCCCAGCAGCCCCAGCTCGGTCCGCCGCTGGGTGAGCCGGGTGGCGAGCTGTACCGGGTGGACCAGCTGCGCCGGACGTTCCAGCCGCGCCGGTTCGGCAGCGGTTACGACCCGATGCAGGTGGACCGGCTGTTCGAGGGCATCCTGCAGGCGATGACCGGCCGTGGTCCGATGCCGGTGAACGAGAACGATCTCGACATGCTCCAGTTCGGCCTGGTGCCGAACGGCTACTTCGAGGCCGAGGTCGACGCCGCGCTGCGTGAGGTGAAGGACATCCTGCTGCGCCGCCGGTGATACAGCGAATGCGAAAAGAGGGGGCCGAGGCCCCCTCTTTTGCTGTAGCCGGAGTTACTGGTCGTTGGGGCGCAGGCCGCTGCGGCGCAGGATCGCGTCACCGATGATGACGGCGATCAGGCCGATCGCGATCGCGGCGAGCCACACCTTCTCGGTGTTGCCCTGCTGGTTGCCCCAGAAGAAGAGCAGCATGATCGCGGCCGAGATGATCGCGCCCTTCTGAGCCCGCTTGCGGTTGCCGGGCTTCAGCTGGTCGGGCGCGTAGACCTCCTCGTGGTGTTCTTCCGCAGCCACGGTGGCGACCTCCTAGTCGATGTTGAACCGCCAAACAGTGTGTCACGGGGTCGACGGGCGGAACCCGGCAACCCGGCTGTAGTTTCGAGGCGGTCAAAAGACGGAGTTAGCAGAGGAGCGATCAAAGTGCGGATCACGGGCACCGGCCATGCGAGCATGCGGATCGACACCGCTGCCGGCAGCATTCTGTGCGATCCGTGGGTGAACCCGGCGTATTTCGCCTCCTGGTTCCCGTTCCCGGACAACTCCCAGCTGGATTGGGAAACTCTGGGTGACGTCGACTATCTGTACGTCTCCCACCTGCACCGGGACCACTTCGACGCGGAGCACCTGAAGAGGTTCATCAGCAAGAAGGCGACGGTCCTGCTGCCGGAGTACCCGACGTCCCAGCTGGAGGACGAGCTGCGGGCGCTGGGCTTCACCAGCTTCCTGCGGACCAAGTCGGACGAGGTGCACGAGCTCGACGGCGGCCTCAAGGTGATGATCCAGGCGCTGATCAGCCCGACCGACGGCCCGATCGGCGACTCGTCGCTCTGGGTGGAGTATGACGGGGTTCGCGTCCTGAACCAGAACGACGCCCGCCCGTCCGACCTGACCCGGTTCAACGAGTTGGGTCATGTGCACGCCCACATGCTGCAGTTCTCCGGCGCCATCTGGTACCCGATGGTCTACGAGCTCCCGGAGAACGCGAAGACCGCGTTCGGCAAGCAGAAGCGGGAGCGGCAGTTCGACCGCACCTGGCGCTACATCGACGACCTGAAGGCGGACTTCGTCTTCCCGATCGCCGGCCCGCCGTGTTTCCTCGACGACGAGCTGTGGCAGTTCAACGACATCCACGGTGACGAGGGCAACATCTTCCCCGATCAGTCGGTGTTCCTGAGCGAGTATGCGAAGGTCGGCGGCACCAACGCGGTCGTCCAGCTGCCCGGCAGCGTGACGGAGCTGACCGACGGCGGTACGAGGCAGCACACCACGCACCCGACCCCGGTCGACGAGTTCTTCGCGAACAAGCGGGCGCACCTGGAGGAGATGCGGGAGCGCAAGCGTCCGATCATCGAGGCCGAGAAGGCGTCCTGGCGGCACCCGGAGATCGACGTCCTCAAGGAGCTGAAGAAGCGGATCGAGCCGCTCCTCGAGGAGTCGATCTACATGGCCAAGGGCGTCGGCGGCCCGGTCCGCTTCGACCTGGTCTCCTACGACGGCGACGAGGTCGAGTCGATCGTGGTGGACTTCCCGGGCAAGCAGGTCCGGGCGTATGCCGACGAGAAGGTCCGCTACCGGTTCCGCACCCAGCGGGAGCTGATCGAGCACCTCATCTTCATCGACGAGGGCGACTGGGTGAACTCGCTGTTCCTGTCCTGCCGCTTCTCCGCGGCCCGGATCGGGCAGTACAACGAGTTCGTCTACGCGTTCTTCAAGTGTCTGTCCGAGGAGCGCCTGCAGTACGCCGAGGGCTGGTACGACGAGCACGAGAAGGCCGTCGACGCCGAGGACATCGAGTTCGGCGACTGGACCGTGCAGCGACGTTGCCCCCACCTGAAGGCCGACCTGTCCCGGTTCGGCATCGTCGAGGGCAACGTGCTGACCTGCCAGTTGCACGGTTGGAAGTTCGACCTGCCCAGTGGCCGCTGCCTCACCGGCGTCGGCCACAAGATCAGGGCGACCAAGAAGGCCTAGAGGGCCAGATCCTTCAGGATGCGGCGGGCCGCGTTGTGGCCCGCCGCGCCGATCACGCTGCCGGCCGGGTGTGCTCCGGCCGAGCCGTGGTAGAGCCCGTCCAGTCCGGTGAAGTACGGCATCCGCTGGTCGAACGCGATCGTGTTGTCGACGTGGTGGATGTGTCCGCCGGTGATGCCGAAATGCTGCTCGATCCCCGGCGGGGTGAGCGGGAACACGTCGGCCACCAGATCCGAGGTGCCGGGCGCATACCTGTCACAGATGGCGAGCAGCCGGTCCACGTACCCCGGAAGTTCTTTGTCCCACGATGTGCCAGACGGCTCGAAGGGGACAGATTGCACGAACAGCGCCGAGGAATGGTGTCCGGCCTCGTCGCGCAGCGACGGGTCGACGGTGGTGTGCAGATACCACTCGATGGTCGGTTCGGCCGGCAGCACACCCGCCTTCACGTCCGCCCACATGCCACGCAGGTTGGCCATCGGCGACCCCTCGCCCGGCAGCAGGTGGATCGTCGATCCGAACGGCGACGGCGCGCCGGGCGGCAGGCAGTCGAAGACCGGCAGGCCACGCAGCGCGAGGTTGACTTTGAGAGTGCTGCCGGTCCGCTTCACCGCGGCCATCCGCCGGGTCAGCTCCGCGGGCAGGACCCCATCAGGGACAAGACCCATCAGTTGGTACGGATCACAGCCGCCGAGAACGACCCGGGCTCCCACCGACCGCCCGTCAGCGAGCACGACGCCACTGGCCGCCCCGCCGTCGACGGTGACCGACGTCACCCGGGCATCCGTGAAGATCTTCGCCCCGGTCGCCCGAGCCGTGTCGGCGAAGGTCCGCGACACGGTGCCCATGCCACCCTCGGCGATCAGCCAGGTCCCGTCCGAGCCGGGCAACCGGCACATGTTGTGCACCAGGA of the Actinoplanes sichuanensis genome contains:
- a CDS encoding phosphatidate cytidylyltransferase, whose product is MSYVDPRARQIPGDDTSVPAPYFHESEEPHAHAGTEPMSDSARPEGGKGRRRAGRGRKPQGGGRAGRNLPAAIAVGVSLGLVVLASLLIQPMALLVVLVAASGIGAWEMARALSTSGANPPLIPLLAGSVLMTGLAWYEGADALVLGLLVTVGAAVLWRLADGVAAVRRDFTPSVLIAVYGPFLLSFAAMLVRMDENDGPLMVICTLVAVVLSDTGGYAAGVFLGKHPMAPKISPKKSWEGFAGSVTAAAIGSSALLFFLLDIPVHWGLLFGAVISVVAVLGDLAESMLKRDLKVKDMSNLLPGHGGLMDRLDSILFAVPTAYLLFSIITPS
- the rlmN gene encoding 23S rRNA (adenine(2503)-C(2))-methyltransferase RlmN; the encoded protein is MTILPVIPISPDQPDILPSGPTKTRRRPSMPPRHLADMDLAARKSAVTSLGEPAFRAKQLSTHYFGRLVRDAAEMTDLPAGSRDKLTADLLPTLLTPVREQACDDGATRKTLWRLHDGALVESVLMGYPDRVTACVSSQAGCGMACPFCATGQQGLTRNLSVAEIVDQVVYLAGVAASGAVTGSPPRLSRVVFMGMGEPLANYPRVIETVRRLTAPAPEGLGLSQRHITVSTVGLVPAMRRLIAEQLSVTLALSLHAPDDDLRDELVPVNQRWKVAEVLDAAFDYAAQTGRRVSIEYALIRDVNDQPWRADLLGRLLRGKLAHVNLIPLNPTPGSKWDASPKPVEREFVRRLQEAGVSTTVRDTRGREIDGACGQLAAGELTDASAGGAAADAEVAQ
- a CDS encoding DivIVA domain-containing protein, with amino-acid sequence MTSQGQRFRRRALRRGYKVDEVDAFLDRVEATLAGEQVGPPVGAQEVHDVVFRVRFGGYDEWQVDLHLDRVERQLAEFEERGGRPAPDPMRDSMRSGLTAGSVSGPPAMSQSQGFDRGGFDRGPAGPGPQVQGFPQGQGGFPPGPGMQPQGMPGRGGPGGFGGPGAPGMNPAAQMASPPTERLPAPMRDDRMMPPQMPQRQQQQLPPGPDPYGRYDEPTGYGQQMPPQSQLPQRPGPPPGYDPSGYDQGGYDGFEAGRHGKTDMTAEIRMPDRDPRGGYGQQMPGGGSMPGSPMAMPGSPMPGAPMSGPPYGGGGGYGQPQQPQQPQLGPPLGEPGGELYRVDQLRRTFQPRRFGSGYDPMQVDRLFEGILQAMTGRGPMPVNENDLDMLQFGLVPNGYFEAEVDAALREVKDILLRRR
- a CDS encoding DUF2631 domain-containing protein, coding for MAAEEHHEEVYAPDQLKPGNRKRAQKGAIISAAIMLLFFWGNQQGNTEKVWLAAIAIGLIAVIIGDAILRRSGLRPNDQ
- a CDS encoding Rieske 2Fe-2S domain-containing protein, with the translated sequence MRITGTGHASMRIDTAAGSILCDPWVNPAYFASWFPFPDNSQLDWETLGDVDYLYVSHLHRDHFDAEHLKRFISKKATVLLPEYPTSQLEDELRALGFTSFLRTKSDEVHELDGGLKVMIQALISPTDGPIGDSSLWVEYDGVRVLNQNDARPSDLTRFNELGHVHAHMLQFSGAIWYPMVYELPENAKTAFGKQKRERQFDRTWRYIDDLKADFVFPIAGPPCFLDDELWQFNDIHGDEGNIFPDQSVFLSEYAKVGGTNAVVQLPGSVTELTDGGTRQHTTHPTPVDEFFANKRAHLEEMRERKRPIIEAEKASWRHPEIDVLKELKKRIEPLLEESIYMAKGVGGPVRFDLVSYDGDEVESIVVDFPGKQVRAYADEKVRYRFRTQRELIEHLIFIDEGDWVNSLFLSCRFSAARIGQYNEFVYAFFKCLSEERLQYAEGWYDEHEKAVDAEDIEFGDWTVQRRCPHLKADLSRFGIVEGNVLTCQLHGWKFDLPSGRCLTGVGHKIRATKKA
- a CDS encoding phytoene desaturase family protein; amino-acid sequence: MTPIPDRADVVIIGAGHNALVSAILLARAGLDVVVLEAAGVIGGATRTEHPFPKVPGLGQSTGSYLLGLMPPELLRTLDVDIPVLRRDPHYFLPGVGAGSPYLLFGSDGAANRAQLGDRDAKADEALAVEIGALRADLAPAWLEEPASVEEIADRHIRPQLQSTFLDLVRGSVADYLGRFGFASELLVAMYAVTDGLSGLNAGPDDPGTGHNFLVHNMCRLPGSDGTWLIAEGGMGTVSRTFADTARATGAKIFTDARVTSVTVDGGAASGVVLADGRSVGARVVLGGCDPYQLMGLVPDGVLPAELTRRMAAVKRTGSTLKVNLALRGLPVFDCLPPGAPSPFGSTIHLLPGEGSPMANLRGMWADVKAGVLPAEPTIEWYLHTTVDPSLRDEAGHHSSALFVQSVPFEPSGTSWDKELPGYVDRLLAICDRYAPGTSDLVADVFPLTPPGIEQHFGITGGHIHHVDNTIAFDQRMPYFTGLDGLYHGSAGAHPAGSVIGAAGHNAARRILKDLAL